The following are from one region of the Odontesthes bonariensis isolate fOdoBon6 chromosome 16, fOdoBon6.hap1, whole genome shotgun sequence genome:
- the LOC142402038 gene encoding coiled-coil domain-containing 92B-like isoform X2 gives MDAGRLELQVASVERGIAFLKQEHLAMLTGLQLEITHLKRRCHELSCELDSRFPDRSTAEEEAELAARCEAAERLLERQQCMMVAARGELRAGRARASALGRSLREEERCFLEELKRRSHKITLLNRELQRQNVTTTTLYHELHSARLKLFQQRQSAGTAAEGEQEAEGKEEEEEEEEEEEEVEEEEEEEEEEEEEEEDGDGEGEDWLLSPPPPISPDQPDAGKKRRISLREERVRACVPQERVTSPQRPHPMPDPALFLVPLRYRLLRLSQPMRSQDAEGMEDEWEDIEDSRVPRRVDMGAGEGETAL, from the exons ATGGATGCCGGGAGGCTGGAGCTGCAGGTGGCCAGTGTGGAGAGGGGCATCGCCTTCCTGAAGCAGGAGCACCTGGCCATGCTGACGGGGCTGCAGCTGGAGATCACCCACCTGAAGAGGCGCTGCCACG AGCTAAGCTGTGAGCTGGACTCCAGATTCCCTGACAGAAGCACAGCAG aggaggaggcggagctgGCAGCACGATGTGAGGCAGCAGAGCGCCTCCTGGAGCGCCAGCAGTGCATGATGGTTGCTGCGCGTGGGGAGCTGCGAGCCGGCAGGGCGCGGGCCTCAGCACTCGGGAGGAGCCTCAGGGAGGAGGAGCGATGCTTTCTGGAGGAGCTGAAACGCCGCAGTCACAAGATCACGCTGCTGAACCGAGAGCTTCAACGCCAGAACGTCACCACGACAACCCTCTACCACGAACTTCACAGCGCACGGTTAAAACTTTTCCAGCAGCGTCAGAGTGCAGGGACTGCTGCAGAGGGAGAGCAGGAAGCcgaaggaaaggaggaggaggaggaggaggaggaggaggaggaggaggtggaggaggaggaggaggaggaggaggaggaggaggaggaggaagaggatggAGACGGCGAAGGTGAGGACTGGCTCCTGTCTCCGCCTCCTCCCATCTCCCCGGACCAACCAGATGCTGGAAAAAAGAGGCGCATCAGCCTGAGGGAGGAGAGGGTCAGAGCTTGTGTCCCACAAGAGAGAGTGACATCACCCCAGAGGCCACACCCCATGCCTGACCCCGCCCTCTTTTTGGTGCCCCTCAGGTACCGCCTCCTTCGCTTGAGCCAACCAATGAGATCGCAGGATGCAGAGGGCATGGAGGACGAGTGGGAGGACATAGAGGACAGCAGGGTGCCCAGGCGGGTGGACATGGGCGCGGGGGAAGGAGAGACGGCTCTCTGA
- the LOC142402038 gene encoding uncharacterized protein LOC142402038 isoform X1 yields the protein MREALEQIALPHHDSQPPAHVLRLRGFSAMDAGRLELQVASVERGIAFLKQEHLAMLTGLQLEITHLKRRCHELSCELDSRFPDRSTAEEEAELAARCEAAERLLERQQCMMVAARGELRAGRARASALGRSLREEERCFLEELKRRSHKITLLNRELQRQNVTTTTLYHELHSARLKLFQQRQSAGTAAEGEQEAEGKEEEEEEEEEEEEVEEEEEEEEEEEEEEEDGDGEGEDWLLSPPPPISPDQPDAGKKRRISLREERVRACVPQERVTSPQRPHPMPDPALFLVPLRYRLLRLSQPMRSQDAEGMEDEWEDIEDSRVPRRVDMGAGEGETAL from the exons ATGAGAGAGGCTTTGGAGCAGATCGCGCTTCCGCATCACG ACAGCCAGCCACCAGCGCATGTGCTCAGGCTGCGGGGGTTCTCTGCCATGGATGCCGGGAGGCTGGAGCTGCAGGTGGCCAGTGTGGAGAGGGGCATCGCCTTCCTGAAGCAGGAGCACCTGGCCATGCTGACGGGGCTGCAGCTGGAGATCACCCACCTGAAGAGGCGCTGCCACG AGCTAAGCTGTGAGCTGGACTCCAGATTCCCTGACAGAAGCACAGCAG aggaggaggcggagctgGCAGCACGATGTGAGGCAGCAGAGCGCCTCCTGGAGCGCCAGCAGTGCATGATGGTTGCTGCGCGTGGGGAGCTGCGAGCCGGCAGGGCGCGGGCCTCAGCACTCGGGAGGAGCCTCAGGGAGGAGGAGCGATGCTTTCTGGAGGAGCTGAAACGCCGCAGTCACAAGATCACGCTGCTGAACCGAGAGCTTCAACGCCAGAACGTCACCACGACAACCCTCTACCACGAACTTCACAGCGCACGGTTAAAACTTTTCCAGCAGCGTCAGAGTGCAGGGACTGCTGCAGAGGGAGAGCAGGAAGCcgaaggaaaggaggaggaggaggaggaggaggaggaggaggaggaggtggaggaggaggaggaggaggaggaggaggaggaggaggaggaagaggatggAGACGGCGAAGGTGAGGACTGGCTCCTGTCTCCGCCTCCTCCCATCTCCCCGGACCAACCAGATGCTGGAAAAAAGAGGCGCATCAGCCTGAGGGAGGAGAGGGTCAGAGCTTGTGTCCCACAAGAGAGAGTGACATCACCCCAGAGGCCACACCCCATGCCTGACCCCGCCCTCTTTTTGGTGCCCCTCAGGTACCGCCTCCTTCGCTTGAGCCAACCAATGAGATCGCAGGATGCAGAGGGCATGGAGGACGAGTGGGAGGACATAGAGGACAGCAGGGTGCCCAGGCGGGTGGACATGGGCGCGGGGGAAGGAGAGACGGCTCTCTGA